The Streptomyces sp. HSG2 genome has a segment encoding these proteins:
- a CDS encoding alpha/beta hydrolase yields MHIRRTPRCPRPGLALLAVTLLIAACSPRGASASAAPEAEATPAALAPYYEQTLDWRACEIPDYQCATMAAPLDYAKPSRGDVRLAVARKKATGPGERLGSLLVNPGGPGGSAVGYLQHYAGVGYPREVRAQYDLVAVDPRGVAGSEPVECLDGRAMDAYTRTDVTPDDGRETDGLVAAFREFAEGCEVDAAELLPHVSTAEAARDMDVLRAVLGDERLTYVGASYGTFLGATYAGLFPGRTGRLVLDGAMDPSLTARRLGLEQTAGFETAFRAFATDCLALGDCPLGGDGTSPAEVDRRLKEFFDAVDAAPLPTGDADGRSLTESLATTGVIAAMYDEGAWPALRQALTAAMKDGDGAALMALSDSYYQRGADGGYSNLMFANAAVNCLDLPPAFTSPAEVREALPEFEQASAVFGESLAWSSLNCAYWPVAATGRPHRIAADGAAPIVVVGTTRDPATPYRWAEALADQLASGRLLTYEGDGHTAYGRGSSCVDSAIDAYLLRGEAPEDGRRCR; encoded by the coding sequence ATGCACATCAGGCGCACCCCCCGCTGCCCCCGCCCCGGCCTTGCCCTCCTCGCGGTCACCCTGCTCATCGCTGCCTGCTCCCCCCGGGGCGCCTCCGCATCCGCCGCTCCGGAGGCGGAGGCCACCCCGGCCGCCCTGGCGCCGTACTACGAGCAGACACTGGACTGGCGGGCGTGCGAGATCCCGGACTACCAGTGCGCCACGATGGCGGCGCCCCTCGACTACGCGAAGCCGTCCCGGGGCGACGTTCGACTCGCCGTCGCCAGGAAGAAGGCCACCGGTCCGGGTGAGCGCCTCGGCTCCCTGCTCGTCAATCCGGGTGGTCCCGGCGGCTCTGCCGTCGGCTACCTGCAGCACTACGCCGGCGTCGGATACCCGCGTGAGGTCCGCGCCCAGTACGACCTGGTGGCGGTCGACCCACGCGGAGTGGCCGGGAGCGAGCCGGTGGAGTGTCTCGACGGACGGGCGATGGACGCGTACACGCGGACCGACGTGACTCCGGACGACGGGAGGGAGACCGACGGCCTGGTCGCCGCCTTTCGGGAATTCGCCGAAGGCTGCGAGGTCGACGCCGCCGAGTTGCTGCCCCACGTGTCCACCGCGGAGGCGGCCCGTGACATGGACGTGCTGCGAGCGGTGCTCGGCGACGAGCGGCTCACCTACGTCGGCGCCTCCTACGGGACCTTCCTCGGGGCGACCTACGCCGGCCTGTTCCCGGGGCGGACGGGTCGCCTGGTGCTCGACGGGGCGATGGACCCGTCCCTGACCGCCCGTCGCCTCGGTCTGGAGCAGACGGCCGGCTTCGAGACGGCGTTCAGGGCCTTCGCGACGGACTGCCTGGCACTCGGCGACTGCCCGTTGGGCGGTGACGGCACATCTCCCGCGGAGGTCGACCGGAGGCTCAAGGAGTTCTTCGACGCCGTCGACGCGGCCCCTCTTCCGACCGGCGACGCCGACGGTCGGTCCCTCACCGAGTCCCTCGCCACCACCGGCGTCATCGCGGCCATGTACGACGAGGGTGCCTGGCCCGCCCTCCGGCAGGCGCTGACCGCCGCGATGAAGGACGGCGACGGCGCCGCGCTGATGGCATTGTCGGACAGCTACTACCAGCGCGGCGCAGACGGCGGCTACAGCAACCTGATGTTCGCCAACGCGGCGGTGAACTGCCTCGACCTGCCGCCGGCATTCACCTCCCCGGCCGAGGTGCGCGAGGCGCTGCCCGAATTCGAGCAGGCCTCCGCCGTCTTCGGCGAGAGTCTCGCCTGGTCGTCGCTGAACTGCGCCTACTGGCCGGTGGCGGCGACGGGTCGGCCGCACCGGATCGCCGCCGACGGCGCAGCGCCGATCGTCGTGGTCGGCACCACTCGTGACCCCGCGACGCCCTATCGCTGGGCGGAGGCCTTGGCCGACCAGCTCGCCTCGGGGCGGCTCCTCACCTATGAGGGCGACGGCCACACCGCCTACGGCCGCGGCAGTTCCTGCGTCGACAGCGCGATCGACGCCTACCTGCTGCGCGGCGAGGCCCCCGAAGACGGGCGCCGCTGCCGCTGA
- a CDS encoding DNA polymerase III subunit delta', with protein MTVWDELVGQERASAQLLAAARDADAQVTAAATGSPPPEQSRMTHAWLFTGPPGVGRERVARAFAAALQCVGPDRAGSGVPGCGFCDACHTALVGTHADVTTVMAVGAEILVKDMRDTVRTSFTSPANGRWQTILVEDAERLNEKSANAVLKAVEEPAPRTVWLLCAPSVQDVLPTIRSRCRHVSLGTPSVAAVADTLVRRDGVAPDVAEAAARATQGHVDRARRLATDPAARERRAAVLRLPLRVEQVGGALRAAQELVDAAAEDAGQLAESLDSKEAEELRAALGAAQGGRLPRGTAGVMKELEERQKRRRTRTQRDSLDVALTDLTAFYRDVLALQFGSRTAIANADASEALERLARDSGPESTLRRIEAIAACREALDANVAPLLAVEAMAMALRDG; from the coding sequence GTGACGGTCTGGGACGAACTGGTCGGTCAGGAGAGGGCGAGCGCGCAGCTCCTCGCCGCCGCCCGGGACGCCGATGCCCAGGTGACGGCCGCCGCGACGGGTTCACCGCCGCCCGAGCAGTCCAGGATGACGCACGCCTGGCTGTTCACCGGCCCCCCCGGCGTCGGCCGTGAGCGGGTCGCGCGGGCCTTCGCGGCGGCGCTGCAGTGCGTCGGCCCGGACCGCGCCGGGAGCGGAGTCCCGGGCTGCGGCTTCTGCGACGCCTGCCACACCGCGCTGGTCGGGACACACGCCGACGTCACCACGGTGATGGCGGTGGGGGCGGAGATCCTCGTCAAGGACATGCGGGACACCGTGCGCACGTCGTTCACCTCGCCCGCCAACGGCCGATGGCAGACCATCCTCGTCGAGGACGCCGAACGGTTGAACGAGAAGTCGGCGAACGCGGTCCTGAAGGCCGTCGAGGAGCCCGCCCCCCGCACGGTCTGGCTGCTGTGCGCTCCCTCGGTCCAGGACGTGTTGCCCACCATCCGCTCCCGCTGCCGGCACGTGAGTCTCGGCACGCCGTCGGTGGCGGCCGTCGCGGACACGCTCGTGCGTCGTGATGGCGTCGCGCCGGACGTGGCGGAGGCGGCGGCTCGGGCGACCCAGGGGCACGTCGACCGGGCCCGCCGCCTGGCCACCGATCCGGCGGCTCGGGAGCGCCGTGCCGCCGTTCTCCGACTCCCGCTCCGGGTCGAGCAGGTCGGGGGGGCTCTGCGGGCCGCGCAGGAACTGGTCGACGCCGCGGCGGAGGACGCCGGACAACTCGCCGAGAGCCTGGACTCCAAGGAGGCCGAGGAGCTGAGGGCCGCCCTGGGAGCGGCCCAGGGCGGGCGCCTGCCTCGCGGCACGGCCGGTGTGATGAAGGAATTGGAGGAGAGGCAGAAACGACGCAGGACCCGCACACAGCGGGACAGCCTCGATGTCGCCCTGACCGACCTGACCGCCTTCTATCGAGACGTCCTCGCCCTGCAGTTCGGGTCCCGTACGGCCATCGCCAACGCCGACGCCTCGGAGGCATTGGAGCGGCTCGCGCGCGACTCCGGTCCGGAGAGCACCCTCCGTCGGATCGAGGCGATCGCCGCCTGCCGGGAGGCTCTCGACGCGAACGTGGCCCCGCTGCTGGCGGTCGAGGCGATGGCGATGGCCCTTCGAGACGGGTGA